A single region of the Oreochromis niloticus isolate F11D_XX linkage group LG19, O_niloticus_UMD_NMBU, whole genome shotgun sequence genome encodes:
- the sdsl gene encoding serine dehydratase-like — translation MAEVFHLNTPLLESINMSKRVGTTVYLKMENTQPSGSFKIRGIGHLCQQLARHSKGVICSSGGNAGMAAAYAAQKMGVPATIIVPSSTPPLVVQRLQDQGATVKIVGKVWDDANTEALKLAETEGLTYVPPFDHPLLWKGHASMIAEVTASLGPSVKPGAVVVSVGGGGLLCGVIQGLKDVGWTDVPIVAMETVGADCFNAAVKAGKLVTLDDITSEAKCLGAKTACKQVFDYSQSSELTIISELVTDQQALHAIQTFLDEERVLVEMACGAALAAVYSGVIVRLQNEGRLPALLGPLVVIVCGGSTINMEQLTYLKHKLQS, via the exons ATGGCAGAGGTTTTCCACCTGAACACACCGCTGCTGGAGAGCATCAACATGTCCAAGAGGGTGGGAACCACTGTCTATCTAAAAATGGAGAACACACAGCCCTCTGGTTCCTTCAAGATCCGCGGCATCGGGCACCTCTGCCAGCAG CTCGCCAGACACTCCAAAGGAGTAATCTGCTCTTCAG GTGGTAATGCAGGTATGGCTGCAGCATATGCAGCCCAAAAAATGGGCGTGCCAGCCACCATCATAGTTCCCTCCTCCACTCCTCCATTGGTGGTCCAGAGACTCCAGGATCAGGGTGCTACTGTCAAAATTGTAGGCAAG GTGTGGGATGATGCCAACACAGAGGCTCTCAAACTGGCAGAAACTGAAGGGCTTACTTATGTTCCTCCATTCGATCACCCCTTGCTATG GAAAGGCCACGCCAGTATGATTGCAGAGGTCACTGCATCTCTGGGTCCCAGCGTGAAGCCCGGAGCTGTGGTGGTGTCTGTGGGCGGAGGGGGCCTCCTGTGTGGGGTCATCCAGGGCCTCAAGGATGTGGGCTGGACGGACGTGCCCATCGTCGCGATGGAGACGGTGGGGGCAGACTGTTTCAATGCTGCAGTTAAAGCGGGGAAGTTGGTCACTTTAGATGACATCACCAG CGAGGCTAAATGTCTTGGAGCGAAGACGGCCTGTAAACAAGTCTTCGACTACAGCCAGAGCAGCGAGCTGACGATCATCTCTGAGCTGGTGACCGACCAGCAGGCTCTGCACGCTATCCAAACATTCCTGG ATGAGGAGCGCGTGCTGGTGGAGATGGCGTGTGGAGCAGCGCTGGCAGCTGTCTACAGCGGTGTCATAGTCAGATTACAAAATGAAG GCCGTCTGCCAGCTCTCTTGGGCCCTCTGGTGGTGATTGTATGCGGTGGCTCCACCATCAACATGGAGCAACTGACCTACCTGAAGCACAAACTGCAGAGCTAA